In Blattabacterium cuenoti, a single window of DNA contains:
- a CDS encoding dCTP deaminase/dUTPase family protein produces the protein MQKKIINYSLLYAYINKPIIINYLARKLIPTNLYLKWSITNKIIFLIRKQLINFGIICVIHFAKKIYRKPHFYKQVQIIMINMISKNIIIYPNEKLAIIDLYKEPKIKWIFCYTLSKSKRKNKGFGSTGI, from the coding sequence ATGCAAAAAAAAATTATAAATTATAGTTTATTATATGCATATATTAATAAACCTATTATTATTAATTATTTAGCAAGAAAATTAATACCTACAAATTTATACTTAAAATGGTCTATAACAAATAAAATTATATTCTTAATAAGAAAACAATTAATTAATTTTGGAATTATTTGTGTTATTCATTTTGCAAAAAAAATTTATAGAAAACCACATTTTTATAAACAAGTACAAATTATTATGATTAATATGATTTCAAAAAATATTATTATTTATCCTAATGAAAAACTTGCTATAATAGATTTATATAAAGAACCAAAAATTAAATGGATTTTCTGTTATACACTTAGTAAAAGTAAAAGAAAAAATAAAGGATTTGGCAGTACAGGAATATGA
- a CDS encoding sugar phosphate nucleotidyltransferase, whose translation MKIIIPMAGKGTRLRPQTITTPKPLFNIVGQPLLNRLIKSLLEIVDPYFIDEIIFIINHSEKNKIEHHIINVTKHFGISIKFYYQDQPLGTADAIFKAHKSLTGPIIIAFSDTLFYNKEKYLIQNIHADNIIWTKKVTNPYYFGIVKCNSSGYITNFLEKPTKITSNIAIIGIYYFKNSSILKNELKYLLDNKLSNNQEYQFTDVLENMRKKGISFLSKEVYQWMDFGDPEKTIISNSAILYIESKKQKLIHKKSMITNSIIISPSYIEKDVFIENSVIGPYTSIGKFTNIKNSFIQQSIIQDYTILKYINIKKSIIGNYVKFTEKTKQINLGDYSTVQNI comes from the coding sequence ATGAAAATTATAATTCCAATGGCAGGAAAAGGGACAAGATTGCGCCCACAAACTATTACAACGCCTAAACCATTATTTAATATAGTAGGACAACCATTATTAAATAGATTAATAAAATCTTTATTAGAAATAGTTGATCCATATTTTATAGATGAAATTATTTTTATTATTAATCATTCAGAAAAAAATAAAATAGAACATCACATAATAAATGTTACTAAACATTTTGGTATATCCATAAAATTTTATTATCAAGATCAACCATTAGGTACTGCTGATGCTATATTTAAAGCACATAAATCATTAACCGGACCTATTATTATAGCATTTTCTGACACTCTATTTTATAATAAAGAAAAATATTTAATTCAAAATATTCATGCAGATAATATTATATGGACAAAAAAAGTTACAAATCCTTATTATTTTGGAATTGTAAAATGCAATTCATCAGGATATATTACTAATTTTTTAGAAAAACCAACAAAAATAACTTCTAATATAGCTATTATTGGAATTTATTATTTTAAAAATAGTTCTATTTTAAAAAATGAATTAAAATATTTGTTAGATAATAAATTATCTAATAATCAAGAATATCAATTTACTGATGTATTAGAAAATATGCGAAAAAAAGGAATATCATTTCTTAGTAAAGAAGTATATCAATGGATGGATTTTGGAGATCCAGAAAAAACAATTATTTCTAATTCTGCCATTCTTTATATTGAATCTAAAAAACAAAAATTGATTCATAAAAAATCAATGATAACGAATAGTATAATTATATCTCCATCTTATATTGAAAAAGATGTTTTTATTGAAAATAGTGTTATTGGTCCCTATACATCAATAGGAAAATTTACAAATATAAAAAATAGTTTTATACAACAATCTATAATACAAGACTATACAATATTAAAATATATTAATATTAAAAAATCTATAATTGGAAATTATGTAAAATTTACAGAAAAAACTAAACAAATAAATTTAGGAGATTATTCCACTGTACAAAATATATAA
- a CDS encoding lytic transglycosylase domain-containing protein: MKTKLRNIILFILLLLKTITLYSASLSLKISSSKRYKHVTASIKQYPNSYQHKNIDKLWGGMFEKICKNKKKSIITNIEEKNLKFRINHLNKQSKIKILKYNTMVHASIESYLRMSKYIGKMLYLATFYFPMIEKKLEYHHLPKELKYIAILESSLNPYATSIMGAKGLWQFMYETGKIYGLKMNQIHDDRIDPIKSTEAACRYFRYLYDKIKNWELVLYAYNIGPKKINKILKNRAYNKQENWKILNSLLPKITKNYITRFIAIHYLMNYYKEHNIPYG; encoded by the coding sequence ATGAAAACAAAATTAAGAAATATTATATTATTTATACTTTTATTATTAAAAACTATTACTTTATATTCAGCATCATTATCATTAAAAATATCTTCTTCTAAAAGATATAAACATGTAACTGCTTCTATAAAACAATATCCAAATTCTTATCAACATAAAAATATAGATAAATTATGGGGAGGCATGTTTGAAAAAATTTGTAAAAATAAAAAAAAATCAATTATTACTAATATAGAAGAAAAAAATTTAAAATTTAGAATTAATCATTTAAATAAACAATCTAAAATAAAAATATTGAAATATAATACAATGGTACATGCATCAATAGAAAGTTATTTAAGAATGAGTAAATATATAGGAAAAATGCTTTATTTAGCAACTTTTTATTTTCCTATGATAGAAAAAAAATTAGAATATCATCATCTACCAAAAGAATTAAAATATATAGCAATTCTAGAATCTAGTTTAAATCCATATGCAACTTCTATCATGGGAGCTAAAGGCCTGTGGCAATTTATGTATGAAACTGGAAAAATATATGGACTAAAAATGAATCAAATTCATGATGATAGAATAGATCCTATTAAATCAACAGAAGCAGCTTGTAGATATTTTAGATATTTATATGATAAAATTAAAAATTGGGAATTAGTTTTATATGCATATAACATAGGACCTAAAAAAATTAATAAAATATTAAAAAATAGAGCATATAATAAACAAGAAAATTGGAAAATTTTAAATTCTTTACTACCAAAAATAACAAAAAATTATATTACTAGATTTATAGCAATTCATTATTTAATGAATTATTATAAAGAACACAATATTCCATATGGATAA